From a region of the Bacteroidota bacterium genome:
- a CDS encoding putative quinol monooxygenase produces MEAQPVHEHVIRIVRLTLAPERLDDFMYMFNNIKSQIRATAGCLHLELLQDTRFPNIVTTYSHWDNESALDAYRDSAFFKEVWPATKDMFAAPPVAFSSRQIQVLP; encoded by the coding sequence ATGGAAGCTCAACCAGTACATGAACACGTAATTCGCATCGTTCGGCTGACCCTCGCTCCGGAGCGGCTGGATGACTTCATGTATATGTTTAACAACATCAAATCCCAGATTCGCGCCACTGCCGGCTGCTTGCATCTTGAACTGCTGCAAGACACCCGATTCCCTAACATTGTTACTACATATTCCCACTGGGACAATGAGTCAGCGCTTGACGCCTACCGCGATAGTGCGTTCTTTAAAGAAGTGTGGCCGGCTACCAAAGACATGTTTGCCGCTCCACCGGTTGCCTTTAGCAGCCGGCAGATTCAGGTTCTCCCCTAA
- a CDS encoding DUF2851 family protein: MSSLSDGRSKSCKGLQIENQPRDAGSGITTNTIDTSNCKLLFYGTTTSILELSVYEPEVPRLELPESLVQSIWAQQAFTNDQLVTHAGDTLNIINPGKLNRDAGPDFLGATLDINGIVWHGDIEIHRTSKDWFTHQHHVNPRYNSTILHVSLFQDAHTGTLRRADKSLLSELILSTYLRTTLRKLLYAHRTTPTAGIACQNLQADCKDLQLAPWLQALGQKRLYRKKARVAASFLKTPNLEILLYRLILAGLGYGKNIEPMLDIAKRVPVFTARSISNAADRAGVFLAVSGLLFSNYSAYPEFDEKLKKRYIQLAKQLEIVPMPAGAWRFFRLRPSNFPTRRLRQAASLFNTNALFHKDAIGVLDRLMCNNPVSSWRRLLQKLLQPSVTGTKAQPTTKIGSTRIGKLLLNAICPVMLVHADHVGKPALETQITGFMQYLKFERDEVTRHFDGLALTSRHAGISQGMHELHETLCIRGRCTTCKAGKHFIYKDLKHNF; the protein is encoded by the coding sequence ATGTCTTCTCTTTCGGATGGCAGATCTAAATCCTGCAAAGGCCTGCAAATAGAAAATCAGCCTCGCGACGCCGGCTCAGGGATTACAACAAACACCATCGATACATCCAACTGCAAGCTCTTGTTCTACGGCACTACGACTTCCATCCTTGAGCTCTCGGTCTATGAACCAGAGGTGCCTCGATTAGAGCTTCCTGAATCCCTGGTGCAATCCATTTGGGCACAGCAAGCGTTTACTAACGACCAACTGGTCACCCATGCCGGCGATACACTTAACATCATAAACCCGGGCAAACTAAACAGGGATGCCGGCCCCGATTTCCTGGGCGCCACGCTTGACATCAATGGCATTGTTTGGCACGGGGACATCGAAATTCATCGCACGTCAAAAGACTGGTTTACCCATCAACACCACGTCAATCCGCGTTACAACAGTACCATACTTCATGTATCGCTTTTCCAGGATGCCCATACAGGCACCTTACGGCGGGCAGATAAAAGCCTGCTGTCAGAACTCATCCTGAGCACGTATTTGCGCACCACATTGAGGAAACTACTCTATGCACACCGCACAACCCCAACGGCGGGTATTGCGTGTCAAAACTTGCAAGCGGATTGCAAAGACCTCCAACTTGCCCCGTGGTTACAGGCCCTCGGGCAAAAGCGATTGTACCGAAAAAAGGCACGCGTGGCTGCCTCCTTTCTCAAAACCCCGAACCTTGAAATACTACTCTACAGGCTTATTCTCGCGGGCCTCGGATATGGAAAAAATATTGAGCCTATGTTGGACATAGCGAAGCGCGTGCCCGTATTTACAGCCCGAAGCATTTCGAATGCGGCTGACCGTGCCGGGGTGTTTCTCGCCGTTTCAGGATTACTTTTCAGCAACTACTCCGCGTATCCCGAGTTCGACGAAAAGCTCAAAAAACGCTACATCCAATTGGCCAAACAGCTTGAGATCGTACCAATGCCGGCAGGCGCATGGCGGTTTTTCAGGCTGCGGCCGTCCAATTTCCCAACCCGCCGGCTCCGGCAAGCTGCCTCGCTCTTCAACACCAACGCCCTGTTTCATAAAGATGCCATTGGCGTGCTGGACCGTCTCATGTGCAACAACCCTGTATCCTCGTGGCGTAGACTGCTTCAAAAATTACTGCAGCCTTCAGTTACGGGAACCAAAGCACAGCCAACAACCAAAATTGGAAGCACTAGAATTGGCAAACTGTTGCTTAACGCCATTTGCCCCGTAATGCTCGTCCACGCCGACCACGTCGGAAAACCAGCACTGGAAACGCAAATTACAGGCTTCATGCAATACTTGAAGTTTGAACGCGATGAAGTTACCCGGCATTTTGATGGACTGGCACTTACGTCGCGTCATGCTGGTATAAGTCAAGGAATGCATGAACTCCATGAAACACTCTGCATCCGTGGACGCTGCACAACTTGCAAAGCAGGTAAACACTTTATTTACAAAGATTTAAAACACAATTTTTAG
- the pyrF gene encoding orotidine-5'-phosphate decarboxylase, whose protein sequence is MSVVLALLFAAKLTYSPGKKFPTMRFQEKLAAIQQQKNSVLCVGLDPDPARIPASLLPDQPLPARVLAFNRAIIATTAPYASAFKINFAFYEAMGSAGWSVLEETASLLPDDVVSIADAKRGDIGNSTRFYARSVYETLGFDSCTVAPYMGQDSYVPFLEYGDKMTFILARTSNPGAADLQERDVDGAPLYHLLTNQIAALPAELKQAAGLVVGATSPTALASIRAIVPGMPFLIPGVGAQGGDAQAVMQAAYDAPGAVLINSSRGIIYASTDETFAEAAATAAKRLQTTLASFM, encoded by the coding sequence ATGAGCGTTGTATTGGCCCTTTTGTTTGCTGCAAAGCTGACATACTCACCAGGTAAAAAATTCCCCACTATGCGCTTTCAGGAGAAGCTCGCCGCCATTCAACAGCAGAAAAATAGTGTACTTTGTGTAGGGCTAGACCCCGACCCGGCACGAATACCAGCCTCCCTTTTGCCAGATCAGCCGCTGCCGGCGCGCGTGCTTGCATTCAACCGGGCAATCATTGCAACTACGGCGCCTTATGCCAGCGCATTCAAAATCAATTTTGCCTTCTATGAAGCCATGGGCAGCGCAGGCTGGTCGGTGCTCGAAGAAACCGCCTCCCTCTTGCCAGACGACGTGGTATCTATAGCGGATGCCAAGCGCGGCGACATCGGCAATTCCACGCGATTCTATGCGCGCTCCGTGTACGAAACGCTCGGCTTTGATTCTTGCACGGTAGCGCCATACATGGGGCAGGACTCGTACGTGCCGTTTCTGGAGTATGGTGACAAGATGACCTTCATCCTTGCGCGCACCTCGAATCCTGGAGCCGCTGATCTACAGGAACGCGATGTTGATGGGGCGCCGCTTTACCATCTGCTTACGAACCAGATTGCGGCATTGCCGGCTGAACTAAAACAGGCAGCCGGCCTGGTTGTAGGCGCAACAAGCCCAACCGCCCTTGCCTCCATTCGCGCCATTGTCCCCGGTATGCCATTCCTCATCCCGGGTGTAGGCGCCCAGGGTGGCGATGCCCAGGCGGTTATGCAAGCCGCATACGACGCACCGGGCGCGGTGCTCATCAACAGCAGCCGCGGCATTATCTATGCCAGCACAGACGAGACATTTGCTGAGGCAGCAGCCACGGCTGCAAAGCGCCTGCAAACGACACTGGCTTCTTTTATGTAA